A section of the Carassius carassius chromosome 17, fCarCar2.1, whole genome shotgun sequence genome encodes:
- the LOC132160792 gene encoding bladder cancer-associated protein, with protein MYCLQWLLPVLLIPKPLNPALWFNHSMFMGFYLLSFLLERKPCTICALVFLAALFLICYSCWGNCFLYHCHDSPLPDSAHDPSIVGT; from the coding sequence ATGTACTGCCTCCAGTGGTTACTCCCGGTCCTCCTGATCCCCAAACCCTTAAATCCAGCCCTGTGGTTCAACCACTCCATGTTCATGGGCTTCTACCTGCTCAGCTTCCTGTTGGAGAGGAAGCCGTGTACCATTTGTGCCTTAGTCTTCCTGGCGGCGTTGTTTCTCATCTGCTACAGCTGCTGGGGAAACTGCTTTCTGTACCACTGCCATGATTCTCCACTGCCAGACTCAGCACATGACCCCAGCATTGTGGGCACCTAG
- the LOC132160795 gene encoding RIPOR family member 3, producing MSVKLKFDCPAEGGMVQRSRSFTGVNTLGGRRRLSSARSSLRTKAVAGKSPRILSSSRVGSSIWGQQPEQVDRIFQALRKGLKDYLENHQTELDFLSSQQRDTKRNSRLGFFYDLEKEIRALERYIRRLEFHISKVEELYESYCIQWRLCQGALNMKRAFSLSPSSRQSRESLLELNRNHRHSLEDMCAMEGELEILLGELQIKMKGLIGFARLCPGDQYEVLIRLGRQRWRIRGRIQTDDRQLWDEEEMVFLPHIHGNFEIKVTEVKGLSSNLVGMVTCRSADFFTARPQMMVVDITELGTIKLQLEVVWNPFDSCEVRPLTASASRQSIHSRKGSVYNWTPPNTPSFTEKYFLSMMRQIQDADGSFSIGSRETRGVSLLSYLADSTQALSPPAYEKTSDPPTKHHPVLDTKLQDDDLLKTPTEDAEESVEWPSETDTASPSPAGSKRDSIFLFHRYSTPDILKQNGEATPSTGEGDAQETTAPDEAPEEETLFKQGIEDRLLMKDRNVGRAQKRAVAKRVSSLLDDLNTELEEMSNTETLKKLDLQIHQLNEVLKKDLEPPQMPSSQTLEVEEEEVLGSFDFLSADCNEDEISNMGSIRLGYTGIGSFTEHTLKNMGLLSQDKTYPSSEDTGEGEVRQRGDAAVKPSLSTGVYSLDLALETHLSVCTVLLGALKCSDSDLVHKDLMEELSWQVDMLEKIATLSQRMIEEISVSELLARAPKGIEVFWKECCESDSPFCCSTDGFLRTLRKHYIHKVKAKQPGQADAVFSQLLHQVQCSCMMASVTQRTTDRVTVFQLLVYLSRWSITDFGEHISLLSKEVYLIASLESPKRRRALKKLKGKRISELQPTGRTLQLLAKLQTDANHKVASAATSCLSRASRSKSFRAKAVVHYTDLLRNSNTHAQHEACLALKCLKGSESAEQVAELWRSTDEDLRNAARETVLSFGKKGHMAFQSMDQIYELQDEAYKNLETEITIL from the exons ACTTTCCTCGGCTCGTAGCTCTCTCCGCACAAAAGCCGTAGCAGGGAAATCTCCCAGAATACTCTCCTCGAGCCGGGTGGGCAGCAGCATCTGGGGCCAACAGCCTGAGCAGGTGGACAGAATCTTCCAGGCTTTGAGGAAAGGGCTCAA GGACTACTTGGAAAACCATCAAACAGAGCTGGACTTCCTGTCATCCCAGCAGAGAGACACAAAGAGGAACTCCAGACTG GGTTTTTTCTATGACCTGGAAAAG GAGATACGAGCCTTAGAGAGATACATACGGCGCCTTGAGTTTCACATTAGTAAG GTTGAAGAGCTGTATGAGTCCTATTGTATCCAGTGGCGGCTCTGCCAAGGAGCTTTGAACATGAAGAGAGCGTTCTCTCTGTCCCCGTCATCACGACAGTCTAGAGAGAGTCTACTGGAGCTGAACCGCAACCACAGACACAGCCTGGAG GATATGTGTGCAATGGAAGGAGAACTGGAAATCCTGCTGGGCGAGCTGCAAATCAAAATGAAAG GGTTGATAGGATTTGCTCGACTCTGCCCTGGAGATCAGTATGAG GTGTTGATCCGGCTGGGCCGACAGAGGTGGAGAATCAGAGGGCGAATCCAGACGGATGACAGACAGCTGTGGGACGAAGAAGAGATGGTCTTCCTCCCTCACATCCATGGGAACTTTGAGATTAAG GTGACAGAGGTCAAGGGGTTGAGCTCTAACCTGGTTGGAATGGTAACGTGCAGGAGTGCAGATTTTTTCACAGCGCGGCCGCAGATGATGGTCGTGGACATTACAGAGCTGGGAACCATCAAGCTACAGCTAGAGGTGGTTTGGAA TCCATTTGATAGCTGTGAGGTGAGGCCTCTCACAGCGTCCGCCAGCCGCCAGTCCATCCACAGCAGAAAGGGATCCGTATATAACTGGACGCCTCCCAACACACCCAGTTTCACTGAGAAATACTTTCTA TCTATGATGCGTCAGATACAGGATGCGGATGGCTCTTTCTCCATTGGCTCACGTGAAACGAGGGGCGTGTCTTTACTCAGCTACCTGGCTGACTCCACCCAGGCACTCAGTCCTCCTGCCTATGAGAAGACAAGCGACCCACCAACCAAACACCACCCTGTTCTAGACACTAAATTACAGGATGACGATCTACTGAAAACACCCACAGAAGAC GCTGAGGAGAGTGTGGAATGGCCATCAGAGACTGACACAGCTTCCCCCAGTCCAGCGGGCAGCAAGCGAGACTCCATATTCCTCTTCCACCGCTACAGCACGCCTGACATCCTCAAGCAAAATGGAGAGGCGACCCCCAGCACAGGTGAAGGAGACGCACAAGAGACGACGGCCCCCGATGAGGCCCCTGAAGAGGAGACCTTGTTCAAGCAGGGAATTGAAGACAGACTCCTGATGAAGGACAGAAACGTGGGCAGAGCACAGAAGAGAGCCGTGGCTAAGAGAGTCAGTTCACTGCTAGACGATCTGAATACAGAGCTGGAGGAAATGAGCAacacagagacactgaagaaGCTAGATCTGCAGATACACCAGCTGAACGAGGTCCTGAAG AAGGACCTCGAACCTCCACAGATGCCCTCGTCTCAGACACTAGAAGTAGAGGAAGAGGAAGTGCTGGGCAGTTTCGACTTCCTCTCTGCAGATTGTAATGAAGATGAAATATCAAATATGGGCAGCATCAGACTCGGGTACACTGG GATTGGTTCCTTTACTGAGCACACCCTGAAAAACATGGGTCTGTTATCTCAGGATAAAACCTATCCGTCCTCAGAAGACACTGGTGAAGGAGAGGTCAGACAGAGAGGAGACGCTGCAGTAAAGCCGTCACTCAGCACAGGGGTCTACAGTCTGGATCTAGCTCTTGAAACCCACCTCAGTGTCTGCACAGTGCTGCTGGGG GCTCTGAAGTGTTCAGACTCTGATCTTGTGCACAAAGACTTGATGGAGGAGCTCTCATGGCAAGTTGACATGCTGGAAAAAATCGCTACTCTGTCGCAGAGGATGATAGAGGAGATCTCAGTGTCAGAAT TGTTGGCCAGAGCTCCTAAGGGGATTGAAGTATTTTGGAAGGAGTGCTGCGAGAGTGACTCGCCTTTCTGCTGCTCCACGGATGGGTTTCTCAGGACGCTGCGCAAACATTACATCCACAAAGTCAAAGCCAAACAGCCAGGCCAGGCTGATGCAG TTTTCAGTCAGTTGCTGCATCAGGTGCAGTGCAGCTGTATGATGGCGTCTGTGACTCAGCGCACTACAGACAGAGTGACTGTGTTTCAGCTCTTAGTCTACCTCAGCAGATGGAGTATCACTGACTTTGGGGAGCACATCTCTCTCCTCTCTAAAGAAG TGTATCTGATAGCGAGTCTGGAGAGTCCCAAGAGGAGGCGCGCTCTGAAAAAGCTGAAAGGCAAGCGCATCTCTGAGCTGCAGCCGACGGGACGCACCCTCCAGCTCCTGGCCAAGCTACAGACAGACGCCAATCACAAGGTGGCTTCAGCGGCCACGTCCTGCCTCAGCAGGGCCTCGCGGTCCAAATCCTTCAGGGCAAAG gcAGTGGTTCACTACACAGATCTGCTGAGAAACAGCAACACACATGCGCAGCATGAGGCCTGTCTGGCTCTGAAATGTCTAAAG GGCTCGGAGAGTGCAGAGCAGGTGGCTGAACTGTGGCGCTCCACAGATGAAGACCTGAGGAACGCCGCACGGGAGACCGTACTTTCCTTCG GCAAGAAAGGTCACATGGCATTCCAGAGTATGGACCAGATCTATGAGCTACAGGACGAGGCTTACAAGAACCTGGAAACAGAAATCACAATCTTATAG